From the genome of Aphelocoma coerulescens isolate FSJ_1873_10779 chromosome 26, UR_Acoe_1.0, whole genome shotgun sequence, one region includes:
- the LOC138098826 gene encoding green-sensitive opsin encodes MNGTEGINFYVPMSNKTGIVRSPFEYPQYYLADPWKYNLVCCYMFFLISTGFPINFLTLLVTFKHKKLRQPLNYILVNLAVADLFMACFGFTITFYTAWNGYFVFGPMGCALEGFFATLGGQVALWSLVVLAVERYIVICKPMGNFRFSASHAVMGIAFTWIMAISCAAPPLFGWSRYIPEGMQCSCGPDYYTHNPDFHNESYVLYMFIIHFIIPVIVIFFSYGRLVCKVREAAAQQQESATTQKAEKEVTRMVILMVLGFMMAWTPYAVVAFWIFTNKGADFTATLMAVPAFFSKSSSLYNPIIYVLMNKQFRNCMITTICCGKNPFGDEDTSSTASQSKTEVSSVSSSQVSPA; translated from the exons ATGAACGGGACGGAGGGGATCAATTTCTACGTGCCTATGTCCAACAAGACAGGGATAGTGCGGAGCCCCTTCGAGTACCCGCAGTACTACCTGGCCGATCCCTGGAAATACAACCTCGTGTGCTGCTACATGTTCTTCCTCATCTCCACCGGCTTCCCCATCAACTTCCTCACCCTCCTGGTCACCTTCAAGCACAAGAAGCTCCGGCAGCCCCTCAACTACATCCTGGTCAACCTGGCGGTGGCTGACCTGTTCATGGCCTGCTTTGGCTTCACCATCACCTTCTACACCGCCTGGAACGGCTACTTCGTCTTTGGCCCCATGGGCTGTGCCTTGGAGGGATTCTTCGCCACGCTGGGAG GCCAGGTCGCCCTGTGGTCCCTGGTTGTCCTGGCCGTCGAGCGCTACATCGTCATCTGCAAGCCCATGGGCAACTTCCGCTTCTCTGCCAGCCACGCCGTGATGGGCATCGCTTTCACCTGGATCATGGCCATTTCCTGCGCTGCTCCGCCACTCTTTGGCTGGTCCAG GTACATCCCGGAGGGGATGCAGTGCTCCTGCGGGCCCGACTACTACACCCACAACCCCGACTTCCACAACGAGTCCTACGTGCTCTACATGTTCATCATCCACTTCATCATCCCCGTCATCGTCATCTTCTTCTCCTACGGGCGCCTCGTCTGCAAAGTCCGGGAG gcagctgcccagcagcaggaatCGGCCACGACCCAGAAGGCGGAGAAGGAGGTGACGCGGATGGTGATCCTCATGGTGCTGGGCTTCATGATGGCCTGGACGCCCTACGCCGTGGTGGCGTTCTGGATCTTCACCAACAAGGGCGCCGACTTCACGGCCACGCTGATGGCAGTGCCTGCCTTCTTCTCCAAGAGCTCCTCCCTCTACAACCCCATCATCTACGTGCTCATGAACAAACAG tTCCGTAACTGCATGATCACCACAATCTGCTGCGGCAAGAACCCCTTTGGGGATGAAGACACCTCCTCCACCGCATCCCAGAGCAAGACCGAGGtctcctctgtctcctccaGCCAAGTATCACCCGCATAG
- the MLN gene encoding promotilin, translated as MVSRKVVASLLLVSLLSVLAEQTQGFMPFFTQSDFQKMQLQEKERNKAGQKKSLSPLQQLEEEGFSEQSGVDVTATKTFQQALPVRAWLTPRQLEKYQDVLEKLLAELIQDTPDAD; from the exons ATGGTTTCCAGGAAGGTGGTGGCCAGTTTGCTGCTGGTGTCCCTGCTGTCCGTGCTGGCTGAGCAGACCCAAGGCTTCATGCCCTTCTTCACCCAGAGCGACTTCCAGAAAATGCAG ctgcaggaaaaggagaggaacaAGGCAGGGCAGAAGAAATCCCTGAgccctctgcagcagctggaggaggaagGTTTCTCTGAGCAATCCGGTGTGGATGTCACTGCAACCAAGACCTTCCAG CAGGCCCTTCCTGTCAGAGCTTGGCTCACCCCAAGGCAGCTGGAAAAATACCAAGATGTCCTGGAGAAactgctggcagagctgataCAGGACACCCCAGACG CTGACTGA